The Natranaerobius trueperi genome segment AAATTTTGTAAAAAATCACTGATTTCAAAGGTTTTTAGGACAAAAAATCGAATTTAATTAGTATGGCAAATCAAGAAGAAACAATCCAACAATTACAAGATAGATGTGCTAAACAGGAACGACAAATTGCTGAATTGAAAAGCCAAAACGACTGGCTCAAAGAACAATTTAAACTAAATCAAAAACGGCAATTCGGTAGTTCCAGTGAAGCTAGTTCTCCAGATCAAATACAGCTTTTTAACGAAACTGAAAAAGAAGCTGATGTTTCTGCAAAAGAGCCTGAACTGGAGGAAATTACATACAAGCGTCGTAAATCCAAAGGCCAGCGAGATATACAATTAGACGGCCTTGAAGAGGAAGTTATAGAGCATCGCCTTTCTTCAGAAGAACAGGTGTGCTCTTGTTGTGGTGATAACCTTCATGAAATGAGTACAGAAGAAAGACGTGAAGTAAAGATCGTTCCTGCCAAGGCCAAGGTAGTAAAACACATTAAATTTGTTTACAGCTGCAGAAAATGTGATAAAGAAAATACAACTACACCAGTAAAAACAGCACCTTCTCCGAATCCTGTGATTTCAGGCAGTTTAGCTTCACCTTCTTCTGTAGCTTACATAATGACTCAGAAATACTTAGAAGCGCAACCACTTTACCGTCAAGAGCAAAATCTATCTCGTTTAAGTATTAAATTGTCACGTCAGACTATGGCTAACTGGATGATTAAAACTGCAAATGATTGGCTCACTCCTT includes the following:
- the tnpC gene encoding IS66 family transposase, which translates into the protein MANQEETIQQLQDRCAKQERQIAELKSQNDWLKEQFKLNQKRQFGSSSEASSPDQIQLFNETEKEADVSAKEPELEEITYKRRKSKGQRDIQLDGLEEEVIEHRLSSEEQVCSCCGDNLHEMSTEERREVKIVPAKAKVVKHIKFVYSCRKCDKENTTTPVKTAPSPNPVISGSLASPSSVAYIMTQKYLEAQPLYRQEQNLSRLSIKLSRQTMANWMIKTANDWLTPLYNRLHKLLLNHKTLHADETTLQVLKEDGRKASSKSFLWLYRTGENANPIVLYDYQTTRASKHPIKFLKEFEGYLHVDGYPGYNDIPNVSLVGCLSHARRKFDEALSALPKDKQNADLASRQGLEYCNKLFAIE